A genomic stretch from Bacillus sp. E(2018) includes:
- the rpoD gene encoding RNA polymerase sigma factor RpoD yields the protein MAEKPNRQGTEGELTIDQVKEQLVEAGKKRGRLTYTEITSKLAPFEQDSDQMDEFYSYLEEQGVEVAEASEDAEDEEDPKFEMEKEEEEFDLNDLSVPPGVKINDPVRMYLKEIGRVDLLSADEEIELAKRIENGDEEAKRRLAEANLRLVVSIAKRYVGRGMLFLDLIQEGNMGLIKAVEKFDYDKGFKFSTYATWWIRQAITRAIADQARTIRIPVHMVETINKLIRVQRQLLQDLGREPSPEEIGAEMELTPEKVREILKIAQEPVSLETPIGEEDDSHLGDFIEDQDALAPSEAAAYELLKEQLEDVLDTLTDREENVLRLRFGLDDGRTRTLEEVGKVFGVTRERIRQIEAKALRKLRHPSRSKRLKDFLE from the coding sequence ATGGCTGAGAAACCAAACCGTCAAGGGACGGAAGGCGAATTAACCATCGATCAAGTTAAAGAACAATTAGTTGAGGCCGGTAAAAAGCGAGGACGGCTAACATATACTGAAATCACAAGTAAGCTGGCACCTTTTGAACAAGATTCTGATCAAATGGACGAGTTCTATTCATACCTTGAAGAACAAGGTGTTGAAGTTGCAGAAGCGTCTGAAGATGCTGAAGACGAAGAAGATCCTAAGTTCGAAATGGAAAAAGAGGAAGAAGAATTCGATCTTAATGACTTAAGTGTACCACCAGGTGTTAAGATCAACGATCCAGTCCGTATGTACTTAAAAGAGATCGGTCGTGTAGACTTACTTTCAGCAGACGAAGAGATCGAACTAGCAAAACGTATTGAGAACGGTGATGAAGAAGCCAAACGCCGTCTTGCAGAAGCTAACTTACGACTTGTTGTAAGTATTGCCAAACGTTATGTTGGTCGCGGAATGCTGTTCCTTGATCTAATCCAAGAAGGAAATATGGGATTGATCAAAGCTGTTGAAAAGTTCGACTATGACAAAGGATTTAAATTTAGTACGTATGCAACATGGTGGATTCGTCAGGCGATTACGCGTGCGATTGCTGACCAAGCTCGTACAATTCGTATTCCGGTGCATATGGTTGAGACGATCAACAAACTGATTCGTGTTCAACGTCAGCTGCTTCAAGATCTTGGGCGTGAACCCTCACCAGAAGAAATCGGCGCTGAGATGGAACTAACTCCTGAAAAGGTTCGTGAAATCCTGAAGATTGCTCAGGAACCAGTCTCTTTAGAAACACCTATTGGTGAGGAAGACGATTCTCATCTTGGTGATTTCATCGAAGATCAGGATGCATTAGCACCTTCAGAAGCTGCTGCCTATGAACTATTGAAAGAGCAACTTGAAGATGTTCTAGATACTTTAACGGATCGTGAAGAAAACGTTCTTCGTCTTCGTTTCGGACTTGACGATGGACGTACTCGAACCCTTGAAGAAGTTGGTAAAGTGTTTGGCGTAACGCGTGAACGTATTCGTCAGATCGAAGCTAAAGCACTTCGTAAACTTCGCCATCCAAGCAGAAGTAAACGATTAAAAGACTTTTTAGAATAG
- a CDS encoding tRNA (adenine(22)-N(1))-methyltransferase TrmK, with protein sequence MNSEKLSNRLERVASYVPENTILADIGSDHAYLPCYLGLKKGIKKGIAGEITEGPYLSAKEQVDLDKLNDVIEVRKGDGLSVLNKDEAEVITICGMGGSLIASILEKGKDKLGRAQRLILQPNIGSMTVRKWLLKENWVLIAEEILKEDGKIYEILVAERSGKQPYTDHQEAELLFGPFLLKNQNEAFKEKWAGEVKQWNAILNQMKNSSGVTAEEKREELRRNIKFAEEWIS encoded by the coding sequence ATGAATTCAGAAAAATTATCAAATCGACTCGAGCGAGTTGCTTCATACGTACCAGAAAACACAATATTAGCAGATATCGGGTCTGACCACGCTTATCTTCCTTGTTATCTTGGGCTTAAAAAAGGAATAAAAAAAGGCATCGCAGGTGAGATAACCGAAGGTCCTTATTTATCCGCTAAAGAACAGGTGGATCTAGATAAACTTAACGATGTGATTGAGGTAAGAAAAGGTGATGGGCTTTCAGTACTTAACAAAGACGAAGCAGAAGTCATTACAATTTGCGGCATGGGTGGTTCTTTGATCGCATCTATTCTTGAAAAAGGAAAAGATAAGCTTGGACGAGCTCAACGTCTTATTCTTCAACCTAACATTGGATCAATGACAGTGAGAAAGTGGCTATTAAAAGAGAATTGGGTATTGATTGCTGAAGAAATCTTAAAAGAAGATGGTAAGATCTATGAGATTCTTGTAGCTGAGCGTTCGGGGAAACAACCATATACTGACCATCAAGAAGCTGAATTATTATTCGGACCTTTCTTATTAAAAAATCAGAACGAAGCGTTTAAAGAGAAGTGGGCAGGGGAAGTCAAGCAATGGAATGCGATTTTGAATCAAATGAAAAATAGTTCAGGAGTTACAGCAGAAGAAAAAAGAGAAGAACTAAGAAGAAACATAAAATTTGCAGAGGAGTGGATTTCTTGA
- a CDS encoding acyl-CoA dehydrogenase family protein, which yields MNFTLTEEQLMIQKMMREFADEVVAPGAEARDKNKEFPVEIFQKLSKLGMMGLPFPEEYGGGGADTISFAIAVEELSRACGSTGITYSAHVSLGGAPLNLFGTHEQKEKYLTPICTGDSLGAFGLTEPNAGSDAGGTETTAKTENGEWVINGSKCYITNASYAKHLALTAITNRNGNDKEISAIIVPTDANGFRVIDNYEKMGLHSSNTTELFMEDVRVPEENLLGKRGDGFKQFLVTLDGGRIGIGAMAVGIAQAAYEKALTYAKERKQFGRSISKFQAIQFKLADMAMKIELARLMVYKAAWLKDQGKKFSKEASMAKLYASEACMQICSESVQIHGGNGYMRDYHVERYFRDAKLLEIGEGTSEIQRIVIAREIGC from the coding sequence ATGAATTTTACATTAACAGAAGAGCAGTTGATGATTCAAAAAATGATGAGAGAATTTGCAGATGAAGTGGTAGCACCGGGAGCTGAAGCAAGAGATAAAAATAAAGAATTCCCGGTAGAGATTTTTCAAAAGCTTTCTAAATTAGGAATGATGGGTCTGCCTTTTCCAGAAGAATACGGTGGAGGTGGAGCTGATACAATAAGTTTTGCCATTGCGGTAGAAGAATTGAGCCGTGCTTGTGGATCTACTGGAATTACATATTCTGCACATGTATCTTTAGGTGGAGCTCCCTTAAACCTATTTGGCACACACGAACAGAAAGAAAAGTATCTAACACCAATCTGTACAGGTGACTCTCTTGGAGCATTCGGATTAACAGAACCCAATGCTGGTTCTGATGCAGGTGGTACAGAAACTACTGCGAAAACAGAAAATGGCGAATGGGTGATTAATGGCTCAAAATGCTATATTACGAATGCGAGCTATGCTAAGCACTTAGCTTTAACCGCTATAACAAATAGAAATGGTAACGATAAAGAAATCTCAGCGATTATCGTACCAACAGATGCGAATGGATTCCGTGTTATCGATAACTACGAGAAAATGGGACTACACTCTTCAAATACTACTGAACTTTTTATGGAAGATGTAAGAGTTCCTGAAGAAAATCTTTTAGGAAAGCGCGGAGACGGCTTTAAACAGTTCCTGGTGACATTGGATGGAGGAAGAATAGGTATTGGTGCCATGGCGGTAGGAATCGCACAGGCGGCCTACGAGAAGGCTCTAACCTATGCGAAAGAGCGGAAACAATTCGGAAGATCCATTTCAAAATTCCAAGCGATTCAATTTAAGCTTGCTGATATGGCGATGAAGATCGAACTAGCGAGATTAATGGTATACAAAGCAGCATGGCTAAAAGATCAAGGTAAGAAATTCTCAAAAGAAGCTTCGATGGCAAAATTATATGCATCGGAAGCATGTATGCAGATCTGTTCTGAATCGGTTCAAATTCATGGTGGTAATGGCTATATGAGAGATTATCATGTAGAACGTTATTTTAGAGATGCAAAGCTTCTAGAGATTGGAGAAGGTACATCAGAGATTCAGCGTATCGTTATTGCAAGAGAGATCGGCTGTTAA
- a CDS encoding AMP-binding protein: protein MAELMKVTVGDCLRKQALKLKDQEAMVYSKLGIRYTYQEFYDLTTKVAKGLMAMGIEKGDHIAVWATNVPEWLLLQFGSARAGAVLVTVNTNYQSSELDYLLKQSDAKALFFIEQFRTTSYKDMVDSVKNRLTEFPVLKHFIQLDAESSSYETFSDMLEAGNVVSDEDLLRRETSLDCDDVINMQYTSGTTGFPKGVMLTHYNIVNNARQIADSMNLSSADRLCIPVPFFHCFGCVLGTLAAVSVGATMVPIVQFDPQEVLETVQNEKCTGLHGVPTMFISELNLPDFDSYDLSTLRTGIMAGSPCPIEVMKKVIEKMGMSEITIAYGQTESSPVITQTRTDDPIERRVETVGKKHSQVEAKVVDPITNKEVSPGEQGELCTRGYHVMKGYYKMPEATNEAIDGEGWLHTGDLATVDREGYYKITGRLKDMIIRGGENVYPREVEEFLYSHPSILDVQVIGVPDKKFGEKVAACIQLKEGHSLTENELKAYCKGKISHFKIPEYYIFLDQYPMTASGKVQKFKLREQAIETLAVIHE, encoded by the coding sequence ATGGCTGAACTAATGAAAGTAACTGTAGGGGATTGTTTAAGAAAACAAGCGTTGAAACTTAAGGATCAAGAAGCTATGGTTTACAGCAAACTAGGAATTCGCTACACCTATCAAGAATTTTATGATTTAACGACTAAAGTTGCCAAAGGTCTGATGGCGATGGGAATTGAAAAAGGAGATCATATAGCTGTTTGGGCTACGAATGTACCCGAATGGCTGTTGCTCCAATTCGGATCAGCTAGAGCGGGTGCCGTTTTAGTCACGGTCAATACGAATTATCAATCTTCTGAATTAGATTATTTGTTAAAGCAGTCTGATGCAAAAGCTTTGTTCTTTATCGAACAATTCCGTACAACTTCTTACAAAGATATGGTAGATTCCGTTAAGAACCGATTAACGGAATTTCCTGTACTAAAGCATTTTATTCAACTTGATGCTGAATCTTCATCTTATGAGACTTTCTCAGATATGTTGGAAGCGGGGAATGTCGTATCTGATGAAGATCTCCTAAGGAGAGAAACATCTCTGGATTGTGATGATGTAATCAACATGCAGTACACGTCTGGAACGACAGGGTTTCCCAAAGGGGTCATGTTGACTCATTACAATATTGTGAATAATGCTAGGCAAATCGCGGATAGCATGAACTTAAGTAGTGCTGACCGATTATGTATTCCTGTTCCTTTCTTTCACTGTTTTGGCTGTGTTTTAGGTACCCTTGCAGCAGTTTCTGTCGGAGCCACGATGGTGCCGATCGTCCAATTTGATCCTCAGGAAGTGTTAGAAACGGTTCAAAACGAAAAGTGTACGGGGTTACATGGAGTTCCGACCATGTTCATCTCGGAATTGAATCTTCCAGATTTTGATTCATATGATTTAAGTACCCTTCGTACAGGGATCATGGCAGGATCACCTTGTCCGATTGAAGTCATGAAGAAAGTGATCGAAAAGATGGGAATGTCAGAGATTACAATCGCATATGGCCAGACAGAATCTTCCCCTGTTATCACTCAAACGAGAACAGATGACCCGATCGAGCGCAGAGTTGAAACGGTCGGAAAGAAGCATTCGCAAGTAGAAGCGAAGGTAGTTGATCCGATAACAAACAAAGAAGTGAGTCCGGGTGAACAAGGAGAACTTTGTACACGAGGTTATCATGTCATGAAAGGCTATTACAAGATGCCTGAAGCAACGAACGAAGCCATTGATGGTGAAGGATGGCTTCATACAGGAGATCTTGCGACTGTCGATCGTGAAGGCTATTATAAAATCACAGGCCGCTTAAAAGATATGATTATACGTGGTGGTGAGAACGTATATCCGAGAGAAGTAGAAGAATTCCTATACTCTCATCCATCTATCCTTGATGTACAAGTGATCGGTGTGCCGGATAAGAAATTTGGAGAAAAAGTAGCTGCATGCATTCAGTTAAAAGAAGGTCATTCACTCACTGAAAATGAACTGAAGGCGTATTGCAAAGGGAAAATCTCGCACTTTAAGATTCCAGAATACTATATCTTTCTAGATCAATATCCGATGACCGCCTCTGGAAAAGTACAAAAATTTAAGCTTCGAGAACAAGCGATTGAGACACTTGCAGTTATACATGAATAG
- the cccA gene encoding cytochrome c550, with product MKRNPLIPFAIIGVIGIVLMLTMGGYGINKIHTASENKEKAAMDPEAIFKQNCASCHGQNLEGATGPALDKIGGKYKPEEIADIIKNGKPGGMPAGVVKGEEAKILVDWLAEKK from the coding sequence ATGAAACGTAATCCACTCATTCCTTTTGCCATTATTGGAGTTATTGGAATTGTTCTTATGCTTACAATGGGCGGATATGGTATCAACAAAATTCATACGGCTAGTGAAAATAAAGAAAAGGCTGCTATGGATCCAGAAGCTATTTTTAAACAAAACTGTGCTTCTTGTCATGGACAAAACCTTGAAGGTGCAACAGGACCAGCACTTGATAAGATCGGTGGCAAGTACAAGCCAGAAGAAATCGCTGATATTATCAAAAATGGTAAACCAGGTGGAATGCCAGCTGGTGTCGTAAAAGGTGAAGAAGCTAAAATATTAGTTGATTGGTTAGCAGAAAAAAAATAA